One Fusarium musae strain F31 chromosome 6, whole genome shotgun sequence DNA segment encodes these proteins:
- a CDS encoding hypothetical protein (BUSCO:EOG09262YAU) produces the protein MASQFPTKKCGVLGATGSVGQRFILLLAQHPYLTLHAIGASSRSAGKKYKDAVRWKQAAPMGDIAEMVVRECKAEEFKDCDVVFSGLDSDVAGDIELEFIKADIPVFSNAKNYRRDPLVPLVVPTVNLPHLDLIPHQRSVRSLNKGFLVCNSNCAVIGLVIPFAALQAAFGPISTVSIVTLQAVSGAGYPGVSSMDIIDNIVPFISGEEDKLETEARKILGRLDEKGTAFIEQEGLRVSATCNRVPVMDGHTACVSLSFERKPAPSAEEVRKALRDYKSEAQALGCPSAPEPAIKVFGDDEPDRPQPRLDRDLGRGYTVSVGRVREDEAGIFDIKFTALSHNTVIGAAGSSILNAEAAILKGYI, from the exons ATGGCCTCCCAATTCCCTACCAAGAAGTGCG GTGTCCTCGGTGCCACTGGCTCTGTAGGCCAgcgcttcatcctcctccttgccCAGCATCCATACCTCACCCTCCACGCCATCGGTGCCTCATCTCGTTCCGCCGGCAAGAAGTACAAGGATGCCGTACGATGGAAGCAGGCCGCGCCCATGGGCGATATTGCCGAGATGGTTGTGAGAGAatgcaaggctgaggagtTCAAGGACTGTGATGTTGTCTTTAGTGGTCTTGACTCTGACGTCGCTGGCGATATCG AGCTCGAGTTCATCAAGGCCGATATTCCTGTCTTCTCCAACGCAAAGAACTACCGTCGCGATCCTCTCGTGCCTCTCGTCGTTCCCACCGTCAACCTCCCACATCTCGATCTCATCCCTCATCAGCGCTCTGTTCGCTCTCTTAACAAGGGCTTCCTCGTGTGCAACTCCAACTGCGCCGTCATTGGTCTCGTCATTCCCTTCGCCGCTCTCCAGGCTGCTTTCGGGCCCATCTCTACCGTCTCCATCGTTACTCTGCAGGCCGTTTCTGGCGCCGGTTACCCTGGAGTCTCCAGCATggacatcatcgacaacattGTCCCCTTCATCTCTGGCGAGGAGGACAAGCTCGAGACTGAAGCCCGCAAGATTCTTGGTCGCCTTGATGAAAAGGGTACTGCCTTCATTGAGCAAGAGGGTCTTCGTGTCTCTGCCACTTGTAACCGCGTTCCAGTCATGGACGGCCACACTGCATGTGTTAGTTTGAGTTTCGAGCGCAAGCCTGCTCCTTCAGCTGAGGAGGTTCGCAAGGCTCTTCGGGATTACAAGAGTGAGGCCCAGGCTCTCGGATGCCCTTCTGCACCTGAGCCCGCTATCAAGGTCTTTGGTGACGACGAGCCTGACCGTCCTCAGCCCCGTCTGGACCGCGACCTTGGCCGTGGATACACTGTCAGCGTCGGCCGTGTTCGCGAAGATGAGGCTGGCATTTTTGACATCAAGTTTACAGCCCTGAGCCACAACA CCGTTATTGGTGCCGCTGGTTCATCGATATTGAATGCAGAGGCCGCCATTCTCAAGGGTTACATCTAA
- a CDS encoding hypothetical protein (EggNog:ENOG41), with protein sequence MRPPRVFVLILFIAASLLLFCRAISSSLRTAYADYPAGNFRSRQKTDSISSQSRSHHDDTEKSPKSVWNSMYYNTPFSLFPPNAAISLTDDNSTSFAARPAAFGPRLAMRGLSGQLWVGSGFAEDALIHGTGELGCSDTPGWNERAEAIALHKALRAAVPSISTSRSSTSVRAAKRSRVVIPNAGNGHTTSSHVSVMHDHSEIDGKVALLMRGGCGFLDKVMWAQRRGALAVIVGDNQKGGPLIQMFAHGPEVDNVTIPSVFTARTTAQLLSALTQPGSFIEDTLDNQGNPVLRVQRGPKSRKHSKQGVKSTITASTHDRRSADDSDSQIEEQSTKPTNKKRKTALRFSRKTFTKKNKVVRGLPKEIRSPLLSEDNYDDWRHPGSRRFKPVIPSKASLVRDRTSDDEPEPDEEEILVEFLTEDDDNVLDFSHERGDEGHDEPDEAEDDAHDGLWVTITPTSNASPFFDTLLVLVVSPLVTLSFVYALLILRARIRRRRWRAPKSVVERLPVRTFHTVAPSPPLTPRTPSPSAPTPTTPLLQESPSRPRPRSRGSTGTPEEETRPSDAIPTPSNPTRNNARSEREKGSGGFSAEWKKYMGRQVECVVCLEEYVDGVSQVMSLPCGHEFHVECITPWLTTRRRTCPICKGDVVRSLAHGSSSEPHYEPYRDDASDDDDDDDDGTIAEGSGARSDDRESDLEQGLLANEGRTWRWSRHDGWLSIFSSGINRTRSPSPEDRNR encoded by the exons ATGCGTCCTCCGCGCGTTTTTGTTCTTATACTCTTTATCGCAgcctctctcctcctcttctgtcGCGCTATATCATCCTCGCTTCGTACCGCCTACGCCGATTACCCCGCTGGTAACTTCAGGTCTAGACAAAAGACTGACTCCATTTCGTCTCAGTCTCGGTCGCATCATGATGATACAGAAAAGTCTCCAAAGTCCGTTTGGAATTCCATGTACTACAACACCCCATTCTCATTATTTCCACCAAATGCTGCCATCAGCTTGACCGACGACAACAGCACTTCCTTTGCCGCCCGTCCCGCCGCTTTTGGTCCTAGGCTCGCTATGCGAGGTCTAAGTGGTCAATTATGGGTGGGCAGTGGTTTCGCAGAGGATGCTCTTATACATGGTACCGGCGAATTGGGCTGCAGCGACACGCCAGGTTGGAACGAGAGAGCAGAGGCCATTGCTCTGCACAAGGCCTTGAGGGCTGCTGTCCCTTCTATCTCGACTTCCAGGTCCAGCACTTCTGTCCGTGCTGCTAAACGAAGCCGAGTCGTTATCCCCAACGCTGGCAATGGTCACACCACCTCCAGCCATGTCTCTGTCATGCATGACCATTCCGAAATCGACGGCAAAGTGGCGCTACTAATGCGAGGCGGTTGCGGTTTTCTCGACAAAGTAATGTGGGCGCAGCGAAGAGGCGCTCTCGCCGTCATCGTTGGCGATAATCAGAAAGGCGGCCCTCTTATCCAGATGTTTGCGCATGGCCCCGAGGTCGATAATGTCACCATTCCATCCGTTTTCACTGCTCGCACGACCGCGCAGTTGCTGTCTGCGCTAACGCAACCAGGCAGCTTCATTGAAGATACATTAGACAACCAAGGCAATCCTGTTCTTAGAGTTCAGAGAGGTCCCAAGTCTAGGAAGCACAGTAAACAAGGCGTCAAGTCCACGATTACCGCCTCCACTCACGATAGACGATCTGCCGACGACAGCGACAGCCAAATTGAAGAGCAATCTACCAAACCAACCAACAAAAAGCGAAAGACAGCGCTTAGATTCTCCAGGAAAACATTCACCAAGAAAAACAAGGTTGTCAGAGGATTACCCAAAGAAATTCGAAGTCCCCTCTTATCTGAGGATAATTACGACGACTGGAGGCATCCTGGATCCAGAAGGTTTAAACCTGTAATTCCGTCCAAGGCTTCCCTCGTTCGCGATCGCACGAGCGACGACGAGCCTGAAcccgatgaggaagaaatcCTGGTTGAATTCTTGacagaggatgatgataacGTTCTTGACTTTTCCCACGAACGAGGCGATGAAGGACATGATGAGCCTGACGAAGCCGAGGATGACGCACACGATGGACTCTGGGTCACCATCACTCCCACGAGTAATGCTAGCCCGTTTTTCGATACGCTTCTCGTACTGGTGGTTAGCCCGCTAGTCACTCTGAGTTTCGTATACGCCCTTTTGATTCTTCGCGCTAGAATCCGCCGAAGGCGCTGGAGAGCTCCCAAATCAGTCGTTGAACGCCTGCCCGTGCGCACGTTCCATACAGTCGCTCCCTCGCCGCCTTTGACACCGAGAACTCCCTCACCGTCCGCTCCGACACCAACCACTCCTCTACTACAGGAATCTCCCTCACGGCCGCGACCTCGGTCGAGGGGCTCAACGGGTACTCCCGAAGAAGAAACGCGACCTAGTGACGCCATACCAACACCTTCAAACCCAACCAGGAACAATGCTCGATCTGAGCGCGAGAAGGGTTCTGGTGGGTTTTCTGCTGAGTGGAAAAAGTATATGGGTCGCCAAGTCGAATGTGTGGTGTGTCTTGAAGAATATGTCGATGGCGTGAGCCAAGTCATGAGCCTCCCATGCGGTCACGAGTTTCACGTAGAGTGCAT TACTCCTTGGTTGACGACTCGCCGACGAACTTGCCCCATCTGCAAGGGCGACGTAGTTCGATCTCTTGCTCATGGCTCATCATCTGAGCCACATTACGAACCATATCGCGACGATGCAagtgatgacgacgatgacgatgacgatggaacTATTGCAGAGGGCTCTGGCGCTCGTTCTGATGACCGTGAATCCGATCTTGAACAGGGGCTGCTTGCCAACGAAGGGCGAACTTGGCGATGGAGTCGACACGACGGTTGGCTCAGTATTTTCTCCAGTGGCATTAACAGGACAAGGTCTCCCTCTCCCGAGGACCGCAATCGATGA
- a CDS encoding hypothetical protein (EggNog:ENOG41) — protein MSKNDELLTDDYVADLLSQEASDCSLKYSAMGMEAYRTNKKPANMMKPNTRFLRHIIKDTDNHNKALLAKEAAESKARLKDLERTEEIKRRKANPSVNDIRRRQMGDIHAILGGKKRPRDEDEAGPSSRRERADKDRRQERKHEQRSDDLFTDKRSEQRQHGRLSRDDRRSKTDDESRRSDRSRRDHRHRDRSRSRDRYSSEEGQHRRSHKRRDRSRSPASRRRSRSPRASKSKHRHRSPLDRNEDRKRKEEEEEGSDAMEDLIGPAPPPKYRGRGTVGGSSGIDRRFSDTYDPKTDIQMDEDEVGNEWDDAVEAFRDRQKLRQNQDQRLKDAGFADEQIQRASGADEKSAENVQWSKAGEKRAWDVGKVIGSDGVAQPEV, from the exons ATGTCCAAAAACGACGAACTTTTGACCGACGATTATGTCGCTGACCTCTTGTCGCAAGAGGCAAGCGACTGCTCTCTCAAATATTCAGCCATGGGTATGGAAGCATATCGCACGAATAAGAA ACCTGCGAATATGATGAAACCCAACACCCGATTTCTACGACATATCATAAAGGATACCGACAATCACAACAAGGCGCTGTTGGCCAAAGAGGCCGCCGAGTCCAAGGCACGACTCAAGGATCTCGAGCGCACGGAAGAAATCAAGCGGCGCAAGGCAAACCCAAGTGTTAATGACATTCGACGGCGGCAGATGGGCGATATTCATGCCATTCTAGGCGGCAAGAAACGGCCAagagacgaagatgaggctggcccttcttcaaggagaGAACGCGCCGACAAGGATCGAAGGCAGGAACGCAAGCACGAACAGAGATCAGACGACCTTTTCACAGACAAACGCAGTGAGCAGCGACAACACGGTCGACTGTCACGCGACGATCGTCGTAGTAAGACTGACGATGAATCGAGACGGTCGGATAGGTCACGACGGGATCACAGACATCGCGATAGGTCACGGAGCAGGGACAGATACTCCTCCGAAGAAGGACAACACCGTCGAAGTCATAAACGGAGAGACAGGTCTAGATCACCTGCAAGCCGACGACGGTCTCGATCGCCCAGGGCATCTAAGAGTAAGCATCGGCATCGATCGCCTCTGGATAGAAACGAAGACCGCAAGcggaaggaagaggaagaagagggatcGGATGCCATGGAAGATCTGATCGGACCCGCACCACCCCCGAAATACCGGGGACGAGGAACAGTGGGAGGGTCTTCGGGTATCGATCGACGGTTTTCAGACACATACGACCCCAAGACTGACATACAAATggacgaagacgaggttGGCAATGAGTgggatgatgctgttgaggcgTTTAGAGACCGCCAAAAGCTACGGCAAAATCAGGATCAACGTCTGAAAGACGCCGGCTTTGCAGACGAGCAAATACAGCGTGCGAGTGGTGCAGACGAAAAGTCTGCGGAAAATGTGCAATGGTCCAAGGCTGGGGAGAAAAGGGCTTGGGATGTTGGCAAGGTGATCGGGTCAGACGGAGTGGCCCAGCCAGAAGTTTAG
- a CDS encoding hypothetical protein (EggNog:ENOG41), whose amino-acid sequence MIQSNPEKVLEALNRLQSSQEISIIKLSEPISSSRPQDARQRTSDASNSAFDAPTPAGLTADLAHYKELFAKLRFSYVQQVTKEKFIRAIVGDPPMIVTMEENMELEKENAVAKKQLKELKTEVADMVADLERRGIELSQKYESVQLETAKLREMPAKIEDLEMRIEQLRTELETPDGSAPSMNLPLAKTQDLVNQRKLEQQELARELESLQAKVPRKRKEAERLRIELQPLENKRQNSATAAREARRRKEAALGGAADDLEERARWWRASEGVLTQVLDIKN is encoded by the coding sequence ATGATTCAATCAAATCCGGAAAAGGTTCTCGAAGCCTTGAACAGACTTCAGTCGTCACAAGAAATCTCAATCATCAAACTCAGTGAACCCATATCAAGCTCACGGCCTCAAGATGCCCGGCAACGAACATCAGATGCATCAAATTCAGCCTTTGACGCGCCAACTCCCGCAGGTCTGACAGCCGATCTAGCACACTACAAAGAACTCTTTGCCAAACTGCGCTTCTCCTATGTACAACAAGTCACAAAGGAAAAGTTCATTCGAGCCATTGTCGGCGACCCACCAATGATTGTCACAATGGAAGAGAATATGGAGCTTGAAAAGGAAAACGCAGTTGCAAAGAAGCAACTCAAAGAACTAAAGACAGAAGTGGCGGATATGGTGGCAGATCTTGAGAGGAGAGGTATCGAGCTCAGCCAGAAGTACGAGAGCGTGCAACTTGAAACGGCAAAGCTGCGTGAGATGCCTGCAAAGATCGAGGATTTGGAAATGCGAATCGAACAATTACGCACAGAACTAGAAACACCAGATGGATCCGCTCCCAGCATGAATCTGCCTCTGGCCAAAACTCAGGATCTCGTCAACCAACGCAAGCTGGAACAGCAGGAGCTTGCGCGAGAGCTGGAGTCCTTACAAGCCAAGGTCCctcgaaaaagaaaggaggcTGAAAGACTTCGCATTGAGCTGCAGCCTCTTGAGAACAAGCGCCAAAATAGCGCGACTGCTGCGCGtgaggcgaggaggagaaaggaGGCCGCTTTGGGCGGTGCAGCCGACGACCTGGAGGAGAGAGCTCGCTGGTGGAGAGCGAGTGAGGGTGTGTTGACACAGGTTTTGGATATCAAGAATTGA